The following proteins are co-located in the Dromiciops gliroides isolate mDroGli1 chromosome 2, mDroGli1.pri, whole genome shotgun sequence genome:
- the LOC122739381 gene encoding tetratricopeptide repeat protein 39B-like, which produces MRSSEEVIDQSMSPEPYPGLCCETSSEEWDTRYLQRRPSGLDLDGHFLIAQERSNLSFNYIPAPCICSIYSPEWKVNMAFPRIEMESEEEDHFEDAFEEIPVATTIDLPSSIEESTIGLYLFLSNKFSEALDSLRPLYNKSMYHALIYGTIMVFRAFLTFNTEDIQLASTTMNQVLKTCEHFRKKSSMINSISRLIYKQGINTVKEEEFHAELCYAQSLSLKASLVLLQDENMFGFLKSGINFGLSYQIYKDCQQLLLHLPNYQSKTQKHLAGEIQLGVGTFNLVAALLPPKILPLLNFVGYAGSLELGLTLLHEGASSSNINNILCLLTLFLYYSYISVTLGTGKEKKHNLEGLLLSYLRKFPNCVFLIFCYGRLSMLKGNFDYAEIKLQQCIFLQNEWQQLHHFCYWELMWCHIFQQEWRSAYHYADLLCQQSKWSRASYTYNKAVILTMLPAEFVKSIGEDITSLFLKVDSLKGKILGHSPPVENFAALKSQRYSSTSTWYIAQPVLELMYIWSGFRIIKKRRDLISLWLALIEKEEAVLWGDQNKNYQIDDMCLVYLLKGVCLKYLCKYWRAELYFNRVIQNEKVIKSDTYLVPYAYYELALLQYQQGEKHAAIRTIKHIKNFKDFSLETRLQFRVHLALQQMTKKK; this is translated from the coding sequence TCACTTTCTCATTGCTCAGGAAAGAAGCAACCTTTCTTTCAACTACATCCCTGCACCTTGTATATGTTCTATATACTCTCCAGAGTGGAAAGTAAATATGGCATTTCCTAGAATTGAAATGGAAAGTGAGGAGGAAGACCATTTTGAAGATGCCTTTGAAGAAATTCCAGTAGCAACAACAATCGATCTTCCCTCATCCATAGAAGAAAGCACAATaggattatatttatttctaagtAATAAATTCTCAGAAGCTTTGGATTCACTTCGTCCATTGTACAATAAAAGCATGTACCATGCCCTTATCTATGGCACTATTATGGTTTTTAGGGCCTTCCTGACTTTTAATACAGAAGATATACAACTGGCAAGCACCACAATGAATCAAGTTTTGAAAACTTGTGAACACTTCAGAAAAAAATCCTCAATGATTAATTCAATCTCTCGTCTAATTTACAAACAGGGAATAAATACAGTTAAGGAAGAAGAATTTCATGCAGAACTTTGCTATGCTCAAAGTTTATCCCTGAAAGCATCATTGGTACTTTTGCAAGATGAAAATATGTTTGGTTTTCTCAAATCCGGAATCAATTTTGGGTTAAGTTATCAAATATACAAAGATTGTCAACAACTATTATTGCATTTACCGAACTACCAAAGCAAAACCCAGAAACATTTGGCTGGAGAAATACAACTTGGAGTTGGAACATTCAATTTGGTAGCAGCACTTTTACCACCTAAGATCCTTCCGCTACTGAATTTTGTTGGTTATGCTGGCAGTTTGGAATTAGGTCTCACTTTACTCCATGAAGGTGCGTCATCTTCCAATATTAACAACATACTGTGTTTGTTAACCTTGTTTCTCTATTACAGTTACATCTCTGTAACTCTTGGcactggaaaggaaaagaagcacAATTTAGAAGGTCTCCTTTTAAGTTATCTCAGGAAGTTTCCAAACTGTGTCTTCCTCATCTTTTGTTACGGACGCTTAAGCATGCTGAAAGGGAATTTTGACTATGCAGAGATAAAACTTCAACAATGcatttttttacaaaatgaatgGCAGCAGCTTCACCACTTCTGCTACTGGGAACTTATGTGGTGCCACATTTTCCAGCAGGAATGGCGTTCTGCTTATCACTATGCAGACCTCCTCTGTCAACAGAGCAAGTGGTCCAGGGCTTCCTATACATACAACAAAGCTGTCATTTTGACCATGCTTCCAGCTGAATTTGTGAAATCTATAGGTGAGGACATAACATCATTGTTTTTGAAAGTAGACAGCctaaaaggaaaaattttagGGCATTCTCCCCCAGTAGAAAACTTTGCCGCTTTGAAATCCCAACGCTATAGTAGTACTAGCACCTGGTATATAGCACAACCTGTTCTGGAACTTATGTATATCTGGAGTGGTTTCCGAATTATAAAAAAAAGACGAGATCTCATTTCACTCTGGCTAGCACTAATTGAAAAAGAAGAGGCAGTTTTATGGGGagatcaaaacaaaaattatcaaaTAGATGACATGTGTTTGGTATATTTGCTAAAAGGTGTATGCCTGAAATACCTCTGCAAATACTGGAGAGCTGAGCTCTACTTCAACCGtgttatacaaaatgaaaaagtgatCAAATCTGATACATATTTGGTGCCATATGCATACTATGAGCTGGCATTACTACAGTATCAACAAGGAGAGAAGCATGCAGCAATAAGAACCATAAAGCACATTAAAAACTTTAAAGACTTTTCTCTGGAGACCAGATTACAGTTTAGGGTTCATTTAGCCCTTCagcaaatgactaaaaaaaaatga